From the Paludisphaera mucosa genome, one window contains:
- a CDS encoding RrF2 family transcriptional regulator encodes MKVSAKAEYACLAVLALARQGPNAPPLRIRDISESHGIPERYLVQILLHLKGAGLVVSTRGASGGYQLARPPEAISVREILTAVDGPDDAARETPAADRRASQILNRLWDRVREAERAVLDQTTVATLVAQATPHEWTI; translated from the coding sequence ATGAAGGTATCCGCGAAAGCCGAGTACGCCTGCCTCGCCGTGCTGGCGCTCGCGCGCCAGGGCCCGAACGCCCCGCCGCTGCGGATCCGCGACATCTCGGAATCCCACGGCATCCCCGAGCGCTACCTCGTCCAGATCCTCCTCCACCTCAAGGGGGCGGGCCTGGTCGTCAGCACCCGGGGAGCGTCGGGCGGCTATCAGCTGGCGCGGCCGCCCGAGGCGATCTCGGTCCGCGAGATCCTCACCGCCGTCGACGGCCCCGACGACGCGGCCCGCGAGACGCCCGCCGCCGACCGTCGCGCCTCGCAGATCCTCAACCGCCTCTGGGACCGCGTCCGCGAGGCCGAGCGGGCCGTCCTCGACCAGACCACCGTGGCGACGCTCGTCGCGCAGGCCACGCCCCACGAATGGACGATCTGA
- a CDS encoding phosphoadenylyl-sulfate reductase: MTELISTEEIAEANDLLSGAAPTEILKWGVERYGSRLTMATAFGPEGCILIHMLAEIGANIRLFNLDTGYQFPETLALREQLIARYGLEIELVSAEKSPAEYEREHGGPLYVSNSDQCCYDRKIVPLRRALAGYEAWITAIRADQSAARAQAKTIGWDAKFGLMKVNPLLRWTRRDVWAFIVSNKIPYNPLHDRGYPSVGCFPCTKAVGAGEDERAGRWAGQAKTECGLHSLDSSQL, from the coding sequence GTGACTGAACTCATTTCGACGGAAGAGATTGCGGAAGCGAACGACTTGCTCTCCGGCGCCGCTCCGACGGAGATCTTGAAGTGGGGCGTCGAGCGGTACGGGTCGCGGCTGACGATGGCCACGGCGTTCGGGCCCGAGGGCTGTATCCTGATCCACATGCTGGCCGAGATCGGCGCCAACATCCGCCTCTTCAATCTCGACACCGGCTACCAGTTCCCCGAGACCCTGGCGTTGCGGGAGCAGTTGATCGCGCGGTACGGGCTCGAGATCGAGCTGGTGTCCGCCGAGAAGTCGCCGGCCGAATACGAGCGCGAGCACGGCGGGCCGTTGTACGTTTCCAACTCCGACCAGTGCTGCTATGATCGCAAGATCGTCCCTTTGCGGCGGGCGCTCGCCGGATACGAGGCCTGGATCACGGCCATCCGCGCCGACCAGTCCGCGGCGCGGGCGCAGGCCAAGACGATCGGCTGGGACGCCAAGTTCGGCCTGATGAAGGTCAACCCGCTCTTGAGGTGGACCCGTCGCGACGTCTGGGCGTTCATCGTCTCGAACAAGATCCCGTACAACCCGCTCCATGACCGGGGGTATCCCTCGGTCGGCTGTTTCCCCTGCACGAAGGCCGTGGGCGCCGGGGAAGACGAACGGGCCGGGCGTTGGGCCGGGCAGGCCAAGACCGAGTGCGGCCTGCATTCGCTCGACAGCAGCCAGCTCTGA